Proteins from a genomic interval of Papaver somniferum cultivar HN1 chromosome 4, ASM357369v1, whole genome shotgun sequence:
- the LOC113273009 gene encoding uncharacterized protein LOC113273009 — translation MSEEFLSTTPLWRYVTKKDKVKGGGNWNFVCNHCQVPYSGSYSRVKAHLLKIPGSGIRICPKVREHKLQEMKQLSDEAEARAKASKFKSVPLPTCGSGSGSSFASNSSSLVEDPRKKKRGVESPIEKLYNAARREEMDSIIARLFYAAGLPFHLARCPYYKVAFNLATSDSKSIQGYIPPGYNKLRTTLLRKEREHVEKELEPIKSTWKEKGVSIVTDGWTDEQRRPLMNFMVVSEAGAMFIKAVNTQGSMKDKEYISKLIIETITEVGHQNIVQVITDNAPVCKSAGLLVEGQFKHIFWTPCVVHTLNLALKNICHPRDIRTNVLVYEGCAWISEIIAEVVLIRNFITKHSMRLAMFNEHVELKLFTLAETRFASSIIMLQRFKDVKQGLRNLVICNQWSSYKDDDPNQALFIKEKLLDDDWWNTLQYVIDFTKPIIEMLRLCDTDEPCLHLVYERWDRMIDEVKSIIHRHEGLQEYDISPFHMVVDGILTDRWSKSSTPLHSLAHSLNPRYYSRQWLDERPGRVPPHRDLLIAGQRLKCFERYYDADELREVNIEYAKFSSCREEFANANTINDKWSMNPYVWWVTYGVYAPLLQQKALMLLGQPCSSSCSVRNWSTYSFINSVKRNKITPQRGEDLVFVHTNLRLLSRRSPEYLLGDTRMWDIGGDSFDTMEGTVGVLEVADLSLNEPEMERMILDDNEANVEELYPLV, via the exons ATGAGCGAAGAGTTTTTAAGCACTACTCCGCTATGGAGATATGTGACTAAGAAGGATAAAGTTAAAGGTGGTGGTAATTGGAATTTTGTATGTAACCACTGTCAAGTTCCATATTCGGGTTCATATTCAAGAGTGAAAGCACATTTGTTAAAGATTCCAGGCTCTGGAATTAGAATATGTCCAAAGGTCAGAGAACATAAACTTCAGGAAATGAAACAATTGAGTGATGAAGCTGAGGCCAGAGCAAAAGCATCTAAGTTTAAAAGTGTGCCTCTGCCAACATGTGGATCAGGTAGTGGTTCTTCTTTTGCGTCAAATTCTTCATCACTTGTTGAAGATCCTAGGAAGAAGAAAAGAGGGGTTGAGAGCCCAATAGAGAAATTGTATAATGCTGCCAGACGTGAAGAAATGGATAGCATAATTGCACGGTTGTTTTATGCAGCTGGCTTGCCATTCCATCTTGCTAGGTGTCCATATTATAAAGTTGCATTTAATTTGGCTACATCAGATAGTAAAagcattcaaggttatattccgCCGGGTTATAATAAACTAAGAACAACTCTTTTACGGAAGGAAAGAGAACATGTTGAGAAAGAGCTAGAACCAATTAAGAGCACTTGGAAAGAAAAAGGTGTGAGTATTGTGACCGATGGATGGACCGACGAACAACGAAGACCCCTCATGAACTTTATGGTTGTTTCAGAGGCTGGTGCAATGTTTATTAAAGCAGTCAACACTCAAGGGTCAATGAAGGACAAAGAGTACATTTCTAAGTTGATCATTGAGACAATTACGGAAGTTGGGCATCAGAATATTGTGCAAGTAATCACGGACAATGCACCAGTTTGTAAGAGTGCAGGGCTACTTGTAGAAGGTCAGTTTAAACACATTTTTTGGACTCCATGTGTAGTCCACACACTAAACCTTGCTTTAAAGAATATATGTCATCCGAGAGATATTCGAACTAATGTTTTAGTATATGAAGGGTGTGCTTGGATTAGTGAAATTATTGCTGAGGTGGTActgatcagaaactttatcactaaacattccatgagattagccatGTTTAATGAACATGTGGAGTTAAAATTATTCACACTTGCAGAGACACGTTTTGCCTCTAGTATTATAATGCTTCAAAGATTTAAAGATGTGAAGCAAGGACTCCGTAACTTGGTAATTTGCAATCAATGGTCATCATATAAAGATGATGATCCTAATCAAGCATTGTTTATAAAAGAGAAGTTGTTGGATGATGATTGGTGGAACACTTTGCAGTAtgttattgattttacaaaacctATCATAGAAATGCTTAGATTATGCGACACAGACGAGCCTTGTCTTCACTTGGTTTATGAAAGGTGGGATCGAATGATAGATGAGGTAAAGAGCATTATACATCGCCACGAGGGCTTACAAGAATATGATATTTCACCATTTCATATGGTGGTGGACGGGATTTTAACAGATCGTTGGAGTAAAAGTAGCACACCGCTTCACTCTTTGGCACATTCATTGAACCCAAG gtaTTATAGTCGTCAGTGGCTTGATGAACGTCCAGGGCGTGTTCCACCACATAGAGATCTTTTGATTGCAGGTCAAAGATTGAAGTGTTTCGAGAGGTATTACGATGCGGATGAGTTAAGAGAAGTTAACATTGAGTATGCTAAGTTTTCATCTTGCCGTGAAGAATTTGCAAATGCAAATACCATAAATGATAAATGGAGTATGAATCCTTATGTGTGGTGGGTTACTTATGGGGTGTATGCTCCTTTACTTCAGCAAAAAGCACTCATGTtgcttggccaaccttgttcatcttcttgTAGTGTGAGAAACTGGAGTACGTATAGTTTCATAAATTCTGTGAAGAGAAATAAAATTACTCCACAAAGAGGTGAAGATTTGGTATTTGTTCATACTAATCTTCGTCTCTTATCAAGACGAAGCCCAGAATACTTGCTAGGGGATACAAGAATGTGGGACATTGGAGGTGATTCTTTTGATACTATGGAGGGTACTGTTGGTGTACTTGAAGTTGCTGATCTTTCTCTTAATGAGCCAGAGATGGAACGCATGATATTGGATGATAATGAAGCTAATGTGGAGGAGCTATACCCCCTGGTTTGA
- the LOC113276336 gene encoding uncharacterized protein LOC113276336: MALISKNLIMFLRILLFLGFWFEYGQSFKVPFRVNDVLPVLPRQVSWPLLNNFHSAVDLLPSFVGSVSPNNGSIEWKGACFYGNQARMEFTIGTTGDDDKGLGGGVLYLKTDEAHSWTCMDLYVFATPYRVTWDYYFSAREHTLKIDAWEEPAELEYVKEHGISVFLMPSGMLGTFMSLIDVLPLFSNSVWGQNANLAFLQKHMGATFERRSKPWIATINPEDVHSGDFLALSKIRGRWGGFETLEKWVTGAFAGHTSVCLKDDSGKLWVGESGHENEKGEEIIVVISWEEWWELALKDNSNPHIALLPLHPDMRAKFNATAAWAYARSMSGKPYGYHNMIFSWIDTIADNYPPPLDSHLVVSLMSMWTRVQPAYAANMWNEALNKRLGTEGLDLYGILDETEKRGITFDHLLTIPEQDDWVYSDGKSTTCVAFILEMYKEAGLFGPIASSIQVTEFTIRDAYVLKLFENNQTRLPIWCNNENDQLPFCQILGEYRMELPQYNTIEPYAKMNENCPSLPPAYERPVKC; this comes from the exons ATGGCGTTAATTTCAAAGAATTTGATCatgtttttgagaattttactgttcctagggttttggtttgaatATGGGCAATCTTTCAAAGTACCTTTCAGGGTTAACGATGTACTACCAGTATTACCTAGACAAGTTTCATGGCCATTGCTTAATAATTTTCATAGTGCTGTTGATCTTTTACCATCTTTTGTTGGATCTGTTAGTCCAAATAACGGTTCTATTGAGTGGAAAGGTGCTTGTTTTTACGGTAATCAAGCTCGTATGGAGTTTACTATTGGTACTACTGGAGATGATGATAAGGGTTTGGGTGGTGGTGTTCTATATCTCAAG ACAGATGAGGCACACAGCTGGACATGCATGGATCTTTATGTATTTGCAACACCTTACAGGGTAACTTGGGATTACTATTTTTCTGCGCGGGAGCATACGTTGAAGATCGATGCATGGGAAGAGCCTGCTGAGTTGGAATAT GTTAAGGAGCATGGAATATCTGTATTTCTTATGCCATCAGGAATGCTTGGGACTTTTATGTCATTGATAGATGTCCTGCCTCTATTTTCGAACTCTGTCTGGGGTCAGAACGCAAATTTAGCATTTCTACAAAAGCACATGGGAGCGACATTTGAGAGACGTAGTAAGCCTTGGATTGCGACAATCAATCCAGAAGATGTTCATTCTGGTGATTTCTTAGCACTTTCAAAGATCCGTGGTCGTTGGGGTggatttgagacattagagaaatgGGTAACAGGGGCTTTTGCTGGCCACACTTCTGTTTGCTTGAAGGATGATTCTGGCAAGCTCTGGGTTGGTGAATCGGGGCATGAGAATGAGAAG GGAGAGGAAATTATAGTGGTAATTTCTTGGGAAGAGTGGTGGGAACTGGCACTAAAGGATAATTCAAACCCGCATATAGCTCTGCTTCCTCTACATCCAGACATGCGTGCAAAGTTTAATGCCACTGCTGCGTGGGCTTATGCTCGGAGTATGTCAGGCAAGCCATATGGTTACCATAATATGATATTCAGTTGGATTGATACCATAGCTGACAACTATCCGCCACCTCTTGATTCTCATTTG GTTGTCTCTCTTATGTCTATGTGGACTAGAGTTCAACCTGCATATGCTGCTAATATGTGGAATGAAGCTCTAAACAAGCGGTTAGGAACTGAG GGTCTGGATTTATATGGAATACTTGATGAGACTGAAAAGCGTGGTATAACATTCGATCATTTACTTACGATTCCCGAACAAGATGACTGGGTGTACAGTGATGGCAAATCAACGACTTGTGTTGCCTTCATCCTTGAAATGTACAAAGAGGCTGGACTCTTTGGTCCTATTGCTAGCTCTATTCAAGTTACAGAGTTCACG ATCCGTGATGCATACGTACTTAAATTATTTGAGAATAACCAAACACGTTTGCCAATTTGGTGCAATAATGAGAATGATCAGCTCCCATTCTGCCAGATCCTTGGGGAGTATCGCATGGAGTTGCCTCAGTATAATACTATTGAGCCGTACGCCAAAATGAATGAAAACTGCCCCTCTTTGCCACCAGCTTATGAGAGGCCTGTAAAGTGTTAA